The Cricetulus griseus strain 17A/GY chromosome 9, alternate assembly CriGri-PICRH-1.0, whole genome shotgun sequence genome has a segment encoding these proteins:
- the LOC113837259 gene encoding leukocyte immunoglobulin-like receptor subfamily A member 2 encodes MSHQLQKAPGSGDHAPVSVQTLTGNSLAGLSLDIRIPVLAGSPCKPTLRALPNNVVAAGNQMTFLCEGPLEAKEYHLYKEGSEDYLVPMTLLETENRAMFSISSVQWNNAGHYWCGYKSPNGSPEHSVTLELVVTGVHPNSIVLSAIPSPVVTSGGNVTLQCESQEPFNTFILMKDDRKFSSPVLSKKIYSDVFGAQFTVGPVTANQRWRFTCYGYYWASPQLWSVPSNHLELLVSGRYSSKLTLSAFPSPVVTPGRNINLHCGSQQAYDRFILMKDGQMFSSATSLKNIHRGLSGARFRVGPVTPNLRWRFTCYGYYLNNSQVWSVSSNDIQLLVSGNLHKPSIWAQPGSVVSSGSSVTIWCGGPLQALTYVIHKEGSPGPNARETQVDHNNRAKFSIPSVSSLNAGRYNCYSYSSAGWTERSDILELMVTGVHDGKPTLSALPSPVVTTGGNETLQCMSSKEYDWFILTGADLKFSRSQKAQFTNNGQFQALFPEISEVYTMNGPFRCYGYYTNSPYVWSEASNPLEIHVSDSQPQDHTVENLIRMGISGLILTVLAILLFSDCRSERTSLNASHK; translated from the exons ATGTCTCATCAGCTGCAGAaggcaccaggaagtggagaTCATGCTCCTGTTTCAGTGCAAACACTCACAGGTAACTCTCTTGCAGGGCTGAGTCTGGACATCAGGATCCCAGTGCTGGCAG GGTCCCCTTGTAAACCTACACTCAGGGCACTGCCAAATAATgtggtggctgctgggaaccagATGACATTCTTGTGTGAAGGGCCCTTAGAGGCCAAAGAATACCACCTCTACAAAGAAGGAAGTGAGGATTACCTGGTACCAATGACCCTTCTAGAAACTGAGAACAGGGCCATGTTCTCTATCTCTTCAGTTCAATGGAATAATGCAGGGCACTACTGGTGTGGATATAAAAGCCCCAATGGCTCACCTGAACACAGTGTCACCCTGgagctggtggtgacag gAGTTCACCCCAACAGCATCGTTCTGTCAGCCATTCCCAGCCCTGTGGTAACTTCAGGAGGGAATGTGACCCTTCAGTGTGAGTCCCAAGAGCCATTTAACACATTCATTCTAATGAAGGATGACAGGAAGTTCTCTAGTCCAGTTCTCTCAAAGAAAATCTACTCTGATGTATTTGGAGCCCAGTTCACAGTGGGTCCCGTGACTGCAAACCAGAGGTGGAGGTTCACGTGTTATGGTTATTATTGGGCCAGCCCCCAGCTGTGGTCAGTGCCCAGTAACCACCTAGAACTCCTTGTCTCAG gACGTTACTCCAGCAAACTCACCCTGTCAGCCTTTCCCAGTCCTGTGGTGACCCCAGGACGGAATATCAATCTTCATTGTGGGTCACAACAGGCATATGACAGATTCATTCTAATGAAGGATGGTCAGATGTTCTCTAGTGCCACGTCCTTAAAGAACATACACCGTGGGCTCTCAGGAGCCCGTTTCAGAGTGGGGCCCGTGACCCCTAACCTGAGGTGGAGGTTCACCTGCTATGGATATTACCTGAATAACTCTCAGGTGTGGTCAGTGAGCAGTAATGACATACAGCTCCTGGTCTCAG GGAACCTTCATAAACCCAGCATCTGGGCTCAACCAGGCTCTGTGGTGTCTTCAGGGAGTTCTGTTACCATCTGGTGTGGGGGTCCCCTACAAGCCCTTACATATGTGATCCATAAAGAGGGAAGCCCAGGACCCAACGCCAGAGAGACCCAAGTGGACCACAATAATAGGGCAAAATTCTCTATCCCATCTGTGTCCAGTCTGAATGCAGGGAGATATAACTGTTACTCTTACAGCTCTGCTGGGTGGACAGAGCGCAGTGACATCCTGGAGCTGATGGTAACAG GTGTCCATGATGGCAAACCTACTCTGTCAGCTTTGCCCAGCCCTGTGGTGACCACAGGTGGTAATGAGACCCTTCAGTGTATGTCTTCCAAAGAATACGATTGGTTCATTTTGACTGGGGCAGATCTGAAGTTCTCCAGGTCCCAAAAGGCACAGTTCACAAACAATGGACAGTTCCAAGCTCTGTTTCCTGAGATTTCTGAGGTATACACCATGAATGGGCCCTTCAGATGTTATGGATACTATACAAATAGCCCATATGTGTGGTCAGAGGCCAGTAACCCTCTGGAGATCCATGTCTCAG ACTCACAGCCCCAGGATCACACAGTGGAGAACCTCATTCGAATGGGCATATCTGGCTTGATCCTGACAGTTCTCGCAATTTTGCTCTTTTCTGACTGCCGCAGTGAGAGAACGAGTTTGAATGCATCCCATAAGTGA